A portion of the Cryptomeria japonica chromosome 5, Sugi_1.0, whole genome shotgun sequence genome contains these proteins:
- the LOC131067595 gene encoding protein BPS1, chloroplastic-like, translating to MLIGRQKAKAATASQSEAKSSEQEIPNTMSMSISLPSLSRLSSLGVAMALQSPHKYKHNRSRSMPSSPKGHPSLTDTLVGEVERLEESCSSSSSFGADWFGLALEVAINCYSNLSNMQIDMEGVGSKWINAHLDDILHLLEACNLLRDTITEIRKQHTSVQVAIRGLGRDHTPSAHALERARTTLAICLCKKKDTQTQLEKCMSTLRRMAEKLNVEDKAGLAQATININHAKAITVMIFSALVTALSFKTSHRRMPSLPLPVHFTCLQHKLREAFEMRKRSSSSSTRSLRELEAADIALGNLNNLLNSKSKLQLPLHFSPSTLALNDLETALPQLENKINQLFKFLISARVAILNTLSSH from the coding sequence ATGTTAATAGGCAGGCAAAAAGCCAAAGCAGCAACTGCATCACAATCAGAAGCAAAATCATCAGAGCAAGAAATACCCAATACAATGAGCATGAGCATTTCCTTACCTTCTCTGTCTCGGCTCTCCTCCCTTGGGGTAGCCATGGCTCTGCAATCTCCTCACAAGTATAAGCATAATCGGTCAAGGAGTATGCCCTCAAGCCCAAAAGGACACCCAAGTCTTACAGACACACTTGTAGGTGAGGTGGAAAGATTGGAGGagtcttgttcttcttcatcatcttttggAGCGGATTGGTTTGGCCTAGCATTGGAGGTGGCGATCAATTGCTATTCCAATTTGTCAAACATGCAGATAGACATGGAAGGCGTTGGGAGCAAATGGATCAACGCACATCTGGATGACATACTTCATCTTCTTGAAGCCTGCAATTTGTTGAGGGACACCATTACAGAGATCAGGAAGCAACACACGAGTGTGCAGGTAGCCATTCGTGGCCTTGGCCGTGATCACACTCCCTCTGCCCATGCCCTTGAAAGGGCACGCACTACCCTTGCCATTTGTTTGTGTAAGAAGAAGGACACACAAACTCAGCTGGAGAAATGCATGTCCACTTTGAGGCGAATGGCAGAGAAGCTCAACGTTGAGGATAAAGCGGGATTAGCACAAGCTACCATCAACATCAACCATGCCAAGGCCATCACCGTGATGATCTTCTCTGCCCTTGTCACTGCTCTTTCTTTCAAGACATCCCACAGGAGGATGCCATCCCTTCCTCTTCCTGTCCATTTTACTTGTCTGCAACACAAGCTAAGGGAGGCATTTGAGATGAGAAAGAGGTCATCATCGTCATCAACAAGGTCCCTGCGCGAGTTAGAGGCAGCAGATATCGCACTGGGAAATCTCAACAATCTTCTTAACTCCAAGTCCAAATTGCAGCTTCCGCTTCATTTCTCTCCCTCCACATTGGCACTCA